One part of the Anopheles merus strain MAF chromosome 3L, AmerM5.1, whole genome shotgun sequence genome encodes these proteins:
- the LOC121598339 gene encoding GPI mannosyltransferase 4, producing MQFQSIKPKDPSLVSYFILSFLRIVLVFVPQLGYIHPDEFFQSVEVVAGDEYGLEVTRTWEFNTTFPIRSMAITYFGLKVPFSLLRFASMYSNYYLGINLRGSYVTLVFPRLLMVALSFVNDWSLYRICRSYGLQYQFRLLTLASSYVMLVYATHTFSNSIEMALCSLLLYTVSDCMIHSNTVIYQREFLEEKYRKAQRTVEKVRFYKLKMSLPSHSLNRCVLMATLCVAGVFNRPTFLLFGMPLVFHWLLRGMGTKTVSFADFNLRIMIFVLSAIPSLVLFIVIDSIYYGYLTMAEIERQEIGINNFVVTPVNFIRYNIIAENTAQHGVHPLYTHVLVNVPLLYNVLGVLAIFSLLFMIYRFATNDYTSLPRAQSFVGLMLSAIFFPIISLSLINHQEARFLIPITVPLVLLHAPKLQVGLSSSYPFKVPSRFKDFLYHNLLCPAVSPKYLLKIWYTANVILTLFYGFLHQGGVYQLAEYFSRQVDVRSSNVHIHLVTSHIYSVPQCFVGLPSTETLLVNPDNGQKYRRTKQFFLYEYGSLELEQLYRKLKLLVDVCEMRSISANQRYRLYLAIPSSLSERLNDIFQNRSTAALIKHSQVRVFYPHLSIEAMPQVFGQHPCGINTDVDELDDTCPIYALEDEQNPFSVGRLLKQFSSVAHQFGLILYRIEVRRIK from the exons ATGcaatttcaatcaatcaaaccaAAAGATCCATCGCTAGTGTCGTACTTCATCCTATCGTTTCTTCGCATCGTGCTGGTGTTTGTGCCGCAGCTCGGCTACATCCATCCGGATGAGTTTTTCCAATCGGTCGAGGTGGTTGCAG GCGACGAGTATGGGCTGGAGGTGACACGTACGTGGGAGTTCAACACAACCTTCCCGATCCGCTCGATGGCAATCACGTACTTCGGCCTGAAGGTCCCATTCTCCCTACTGCGCTTTGCCTCGATGTACAGCAACTACTATCTCGGCATCAATCTGCGCGGCAGCTACGTCACACTGGTCTTTCCCCGCCTACTAATGGTGGCGCTGTCGTTCGTGAACGACTGGAGCCTGTACCGGATCTGCCGGTCGTACGGATTGCAGTACCAGTTCCGGCTGCTGACGCTCGCCAGCTCGTACGTGATGCTCGTGTACGCTACGCACACCTTTTCCAACTCGATCGAGATGGCGCTctgctcgctgctgctgtacaCCGTGAGCGACTGTATGATCCACTCCAACACGGTCATATATCAGCGCGAGTTTCTGGAGGAAAAGTACCGCAAGGCGCAGCGGACGGTGGAGAAGGTGCGGTTCTACAAGCTGAAAATGTCCCTCCCGTCCCACTCGCTCAACCGGTGCGTGCTGATGGCGACGCTGTGCGTGGCGGGTGTGTTCAATCGACCCACCTTTCTGCTGTTCGGGATGCCGCTCGTCTTTCACTGGCTGTTGCGCGGCATGGGCACGAAAACGGTGTCGTTTGCGGACTTTAATCTGCGCATTATGATATTCGTGCTGTCGGCCATTCCGTCGTTGGTGCTGTTCATTGTGATTGACTCCATCTACTATGGGTATTTGACGATGGCGGAGATCGAACGGCAGGAGATTGGCATCAACAACTTCGTCGTGACGCCGGTCAACTTCATCCGGTACAATATTATAGCGGAAAATACGGCCCAGCACGGGGTGCATCCGCTGTACACGCACGTGCTGGTGAACGTGCCACTACTATACAACGTGCTCGGTGTGTTGGCCATCTTTTCGCTGCTCTTCATGATCTACCG CTTTGCCACCAACGACTACACCAGCCTCCCGCGAGCCCAGTCCTTCGTCGGGCTAATGCTGTCGGCCATATTTTTCCCCATCATTTCTCTGTCGCTCATCAACCACCAGGAGGCACGGTTTCTCATCCCCATCACCGTCccgttggtgctgctgcacgcCCCAAAGCTGCAGGTGGGCCTATCCTCCAGCTACCCGTTCAAGGTGCCCTCGCGCTTCAAAGACTTCCTCTACCACAATCTGCTCTGCCCGGCCGTCAGCCCCAAGTATTTGCTCAAAATCTGGTACACGGCCAACGTCATCTTGACCCTGTTCTATGGCTTCCTGCACCAGGGCGGTGTGTACCAGCTGGCCGAATACTTCAGCCGCCAGGTCGATGTGCGCTCCTCCAACGTGCACATCCATCTCGTCACCAGCCACATCTACAGCGTGCCGCAGTGCTTTGTCGGGCTACCCAGCACGGAAACGCTGCTCGTCAACCCGGACAATGGGCAGAAGTATCGGCGCACGAAACAGTTCTTCCTGTACGAGTACGGTTCGCTCGAGCTGGAGCAGCTGTACCGCAAGCTGAAGCTGCTGGTCGATGTGTGCGAGATGCGGTCGATCAGTGCCAACCAGCGGTACCGGCTGTATCTCGCCATCCCGTCCAGCCTGTCGGAGCGGCTGAACGATATCTTTCAGAACCGCAGCACGGCGGCCCTGATCAAGCACAGCCAGGTGCGCGTGTTCTATCCGCACCTGTCGATCGAAGCGATGCCGCAGGTGTTCGGGCAGCACCCGTGCGGCATCAACACGGACGTGGACGAGCTGGACGATACCTGCCCGATCTATGCGCTCGAGGACGAGCAGAATCCGTTCAGTGTGGGCCGGCTGCTCAAACAGTTCTCCTCCGTCGCGCACCAGTTCGGGCTGATTCTGTACCGGATCGAGGTGCGGCGCATTAAATAA
- the LOC121598968 gene encoding uncharacterized protein LOC121598968, with product MGLPNKVTKRSVPNRCFLLVVTIASIIGTSLAQDDLVVNIQGLGSVMGTMGKTAWTGRPIYQFFNIKYAEAPVGEQRFRAPISVRPWTGVMNVTAPGRGCPQRRTVSQDDPNAEDCLTLSVYSNDLTANRPVMLYVHGGAFVVGSAERFGPEYLLEKDIVLVVIQYRLGTLGFLSTGTEAIPGNAAMYDVLESLEWVSRHIRSFGGNPEDVTIFGESAGGHAVSAMLHSPRVREGLFKRAIIQSGTLFMPWVICQDPTEGAYEIARVIGCPMTTPAEIDNCLKSASVRDLVLAQDEHKKNEFNSPGYPKVAGACITVGGALGAQSFMPVHPRESTYFRDVEIIFGMNSQEGLIFFNEYFQYALDSQPIQFNSHWDFLEFLKTVNIKFGSGAFVDAVVGYELLSKATWEEMDRANFSEIVPLFIDVAGNLALKYGSVEEANRFARALPGQVYLYNFDYVGPPSPMTPGFPYDFPNSVGHGDELKFLFPMSNVLNEEHTKMAKIMVDVWTSFAITGKPQAGNVTPWPTVSRPFVPYLRLVDPPERKEYFVHELTNSVVKARQSNDSVQMQLSFLACLLSLLTALIFTSPSGRDGYASESMSQAAGLKHFGNTQRFELPIGVVTAIYHSADMIRHIQATVLKIYVRDVTAALSLQKGPPYRGRRLVVDCLLKGSHTVLLGGKNNQNLTVTMHVQWISVSLVVVSVCLVPLLYSAGVSGQQNSPIVVIDGLGTVQGTRGRTAWTDREIFKFYNIRYAEAPIGQQRFRNPIPVKPWSGVYNAALPGKPCPQIGMNMSTSDLAAEDCLTLSVYTQNVTANRPVMVFIHGGAFVIGSASLYEPDYLLEKDIVLVSIQYRLGPLGFLSTGTANIPGNMAMLDMITALEWVSNNIRFFGGDRTSVTVFGESAGGAAVSALLYSPTVREELFHRAIIQSGSIFSPWATCKSPKEGALDIARRVNCDRPVETMEDCLRNVPALRLMEAYEEHKNTQFNITGYPDVSGACIVIGEASPFMPKHPKTLPRSAFRNVELLAGTTAQEGLMFWEGVYRHGLSYRPETIQSSWELLQLIDTINERFGASSNDGSHTWHQLFSTFLTTEIDRANYTELLPGLVDICGNLAIKAPVLQDVTRFAHANPGKVYLYSFDYSGVPSMYNFSSTDDEFKYPYHNNSFHAEDLFYLFPLGQRLNPRDTVIAKAMVDLWTSFAISGRPAAAPLKQSWNPVSHFNGPYLKINEACEERQNYFNEFTASTDKARQQRSAATLLGLSRATIAVVALLYSVIRHLM from the exons ATGGGATTACCTAATAAAGTGACAAAACGCAGCGTACCTAATAGATGTTTTCTATTAGTGGTGACGATCGCCTCAATCATCGGCACATCACTGGCCCAAGATGATCTAGTGGTAAACATCCAAGGTCTAGGTTCTGTCATGGGAACCATGGGAAAGACGGCCTGGACTGGACGACCCATCTACCAGTTCTTCAACATCAAGTATGCCGAGGCTCCAGTAGGAGAGCAACGCTTCCGTGCTCCTATCAGTGTTCGTCCATGGACGGGTGTCATGAATGTCACCGCTCCTGGTCGTGGCTGTCCTCAGCGACGCACTGTTTCTCAAGATGACCCTAATGCCGAGGATTGTCTCACGCTTTCCGTCTACTCCAACGAT CTTACGGCTAATCGTCCAGTCATGCTCTACGTCCACGGAGGTGCCTTCGTGGTCGGATCCGCTGAGCGATTCGGACCTGAGTACTTGCTCGAAAAGGACATCGTTCTTGTCGTCATACAGTATCGCTTGGGTACGCTCGGATTTCTCTCTACTGGTACCGAGGCTATCCCTGGTAACGCTGCCATGTACGACGTGCTCGAGTCGCTGGAGTGGGTATCCCGACACATTCGTAGCTTCGGTGGAAACCCAGAGGACGTTACGATCTTCGGAGAATCTGCCGGAGGACATGCAGTTTCCGCTATGCTCCATAGCCCCCGTGTTCGCGAGGGACTCTTCAAACGTGCCATCATCCAGTCCGGTACCTTGTTCATGCCCTGGGTCATCTGTCAGGATCCTACCGAGGGCGCATACGAGATCGCTCGTGTTATTGGTTGTCCCATGACCACTCCTGCCGAGATCGATAACTGCCTTAAGAGTGCATCGGTCCGCGATTTGGTTTTGGCTCAAGACGAACACAAG AAAAATGAGTTCAACTCTCCAGGATATCCCAAGGTTGCTGGAGCTTGCATCACCGTCGGCGGAGCTCTTGGGGCCCAAAGCTTCATGCCCGTTCACCCCAGAGAGTCTACCTACTTCCGGGATGTTGAGATCATCTTCGGAATGAACTCCCAAGAGGGTCTTATCTTCTTCAACGAATACTTCCAATATGCTTTAGACTCTCAACCTATTCAATTCAACTCTCATTGGGACTTCCTGGAGTTTCTCAAGACCGTAAACATCAAGTTTGGATCTGGTGCCTTCGTCGATGCCGTTGTTGGCTATGAGCTCCTGTCCAAGGCCACCTGGGAGGAGATGGATCGTGCTAACTTCTCGGAGATAGTTCCTCTGTTCATTGAT GTTGCTGGAAACTTGGCCCTCAAGTACGGATCCGTCGAGGAGGCTAACCGATTCGCTAGAGCGCTTCCCGGACAAGTCTACCTCTACAACTTTGACTACGTTGGTCCGCCGTCTCCAATGACTCCCGGTTTCCCGTACGATTTCCCCAACTCAGTCGGTCATGGCGATGAGCTCAAGTTCTTGTTCCCCATGTCGAACGTACTGAATGAGGAGCACACCAAAATGGCTAAGATCATGGTGGATGTTTGGACGTCCTTTGCGATCACTGGGAAACCTCAAGCCGGCAATGTCACTCCATGGCCAACTGTATCGA GACCATTCGTACCGTATTTACGACTCGTGGACCCTCCGGAACGGAAAGAGTACTTCGTCCATGAGCTTACAAACAGCGTTGTGAAGGCTAGACAATCAAATGACAGCGTGCAAATGCAGTTATCTTTTCTAGCATGCCTGCTATCATTACTTACTGCATTGATATT CACATCCCCGTCAGGGCGGGATGGATACGCGAGCGAATCAATGTCGCAAGCAGCCGGGTTGAAACACTTTGGCAACACTCAACGGTTCGAGCTCCCTATCGGTGTTGTTACTGCTATCTATCATTCTGCCGATATGATTCGTCATATACAAGCAACCGTGTTGAAGATTTATGTGCGGGACGTTACCGCTGCGTTGAGCTTACAAAAGGGACCACCCTATCGGGGCCGTCGATTAGTCGTCGATTGCCTGTTGAAAGGTTCGCACACGGTCCTTCTTGGaggt aagaacaaTCAAAATTTAACAGTGACAATGCATGTGCAGTGGATTTCGGTCAGCTTGGTGGTGGTATCAGTGTGCTTGGTGCCTCTGTTGTACAGTGCCGGTGTTAGCGGTCAACAGAACTCGCCGATCGTAGTGATTGATGGGCTCGGTACGGTACAAGGAACACGGGGCCGTACCGCCTGGACGGATCGGGAGATTTTCAAATTCTACAACATCCGCTACGCGGAAGCTCCGATCGGGCAGCAACGGTTTCGCAATCCAATTCCCGTGAAACCGTGGAGCGGTGTGTACAATGCAGCGCTCCCGGGGAAACCATGCCCCCAGATTGGCATGAACATGAGCACCAGTGATTTAGCGGCTGAAGATTGTCTCACACTGTCGGTGTATACACAAAAT GTAACTGCCAACCGTCCCGTGATGGTGTTCATACACGGTGGCGCGTTCGTCATCGGGTCCGCCTCACTCTACGAACCGGACTATCTGCTCGAAAAGGACATTGTGCTGGTGTCAATCCAGTATCGGCTCGGTCCGCTCGGCTTTCTTTCCACCGGTACCGCCAACATCCCGGGCAACATGGCCATGCTCGATATGATCACCGCGCTGGAGTGGGTTTCGAACAATATTCGCTTCTTCGGCGGCGACCGTACCTCGGTGACGGTGTTCGGTGAGTCGGCGGGCGGAGCAGCCGTATCGGCCCTGCTGTACAGTCCGACGGTGCGGGAAGAGCTATTCCACCGTGCCATCATACAGTCCGGGTCCATCTTTTCGCCCTGGGCGACTTGTAAATCACCAAAGGAAGGGGCGCTCGATATTGCAAGGCGCGTCAACTGTGATCGACCGGTGGAAACGATGGAAGACTGTTTGCGGAATGTGCCCGCGCTAAGGCTGATGGAGGCGTACGAGGAGCACAAG AACACACAGTTCAACATTACCGGCTATCCGGACGTTTCCGGCGCGTGCATCGTCATCGGCGAAGCTTCACCGTTCATGCCGAAGCACCCGAAAACGCTACCGCGCAGTGCATTCCGCAATGTGGAGCTGCTGGCCGGTACTACCGCACAGGAAGGGCTCATGTTTTGGGAAGGCGTGTACCGCCACGGACTGTCCTACCGGCCGGAAACCATTCAATCCTCCTgggagctgctgcagctcaTCGACACCATCAACGAGCGGTTCGGCGCGAGCTCGAACGATGGTTCGCACACGTGGCATCAACTTTTCAGCACCTTCCTCACGACCGAGATAGACCGGGCCAACTACACCGAACTGCTTCCCGGGCTGGTGGAT ATCTGCGGAAATCTTGCCATCAAAGCGCCGGTCTTGCAGGACGTGACACGATTTGCCCACGCTAACCCGGGCAAGGTTTATCTGTACAGTTTCGATTACAGCGGCGTACCATCCATGTACAACTTCTCCTCCACGGACGATGAGTTCAAGTATCCCTACCACAACAATTCGTTCCACGCGGAAGATCTGTTCTATCTGTTCCCGCTCGGGCAGCGTCTCAATCCGCGCGATACCGTGATCGCAAAGGCGATGGTCGATCTGTGGACGTCGTTTGCAATCAGTGGACGCCCTGCGGCAGCACCATTAAAACAGAGCTGGAATCCTGTGTCGC ATTTTAATGGTCCGTATCTAAAAATTAACGAAGCATGCGAGGAACggcaaaactatttcaacgaaTTCACCGCCTCCACTGATAAGGCCAGGCAGCAGCGGTCGGCGGCTACTCTTTTGGGGCTTTCGCGGGCAACTATTGCTGTGGTAGCATTACTTTACAGTGTAATTAGACACTTgatgtaa